From Nocardia sp. XZ_19_385, the proteins below share one genomic window:
- a CDS encoding helix-turn-helix transcriptional regulator, producing MGDVYKALADPTRRAILDELADRDGQTLFELCTRLTMKHGLSSSRQAISQHLDLLEAAGLVRATRDGRSKFHYLETAPLRGLADRWLGTPEKD from the coding sequence GTGGGTGACGTGTACAAGGCGTTGGCTGATCCGACCCGGCGGGCAATTCTCGACGAATTGGCCGACCGGGACGGTCAGACGTTGTTCGAGCTCTGCACCCGGCTGACCATGAAGCACGGGCTGAGCTCCTCGCGGCAGGCCATCTCGCAGCATCTCGACCTGCTCGAGGCGGCAGGCCTGGTCCGCGCCACCCGCGACGGCCGTTCTAAATTCCACTACCTCGAGACGGCGCCGTTGCGCGGACTCGCCGACCGCTGGCTCGGGACACCCGAAAAGGATTGA
- the hpnE gene encoding hydroxysqualene dehydroxylase HpnE, giving the protein MGDPRRYVVIGGGLAGLASAVWLAEAGKQVTLLERRGRLGGRTHAMKAEAVDDLPDNGQHVIASGYDHLFRYLESVGTRHYVAFPHGATLRWPDGRKVAMRTNGLSAWRTFTGAHPDSSLLDRLRAAVATTRLGWQCLNQPADLADITSEQWFQRIGMPAKAREALWDWLALGVAAEPVQQESAKVLADVLATGIRLGMKHRRPVTIGYPTTDLDTLYITGAKEVFARHGVEVRHRAVARRINIADGHVTGVALADGTVVPADAVVCAVPNSNVGGLLDDLPEHAEIYAAAQKLGYTPIVSTNLYLDRPLGTEAEFEALIGGGGVIDEVFDRQRMTGRSTDKAWLYCLTTSGAYEQIHKSHDEVVAEQMALLRRYYPAAAEAKIVQAQVVPMPKATFSQIVGTHGLRPDQRTSIPTLVLAGDWTATDWSATMESAVQSAARAVDLLLELPSVP; this is encoded by the coding sequence ATGGGCGATCCAAGGCGATATGTGGTCATCGGCGGCGGACTGGCCGGACTCGCGTCCGCGGTCTGGCTCGCGGAAGCGGGCAAGCAGGTAACGCTGCTGGAACGCCGCGGCAGACTGGGCGGCCGGACGCACGCGATGAAAGCCGAGGCCGTCGACGATCTACCCGACAACGGCCAGCACGTCATCGCCAGCGGCTACGACCACCTGTTCCGCTATCTGGAAAGCGTCGGCACCCGCCACTACGTCGCGTTCCCGCACGGGGCCACGCTGCGCTGGCCGGACGGCCGCAAGGTCGCCATGCGCACCAACGGACTGAGCGCCTGGCGCACCTTCACCGGCGCCCATCCCGACTCCAGCCTGCTGGACCGATTGCGCGCCGCCGTCGCCACCACCCGCCTGGGCTGGCAGTGCCTCAACCAGCCCGCAGATCTCGCCGACATCACCTCCGAGCAGTGGTTCCAGCGCATCGGCATGCCCGCCAAAGCCCGTGAGGCACTGTGGGATTGGCTTGCCCTCGGCGTCGCCGCGGAACCGGTGCAGCAGGAGTCGGCGAAGGTCCTGGCCGACGTGCTCGCCACCGGAATCCGGCTCGGCATGAAGCACCGCCGGCCGGTCACCATCGGCTACCCCACCACCGACCTGGACACGCTCTACATCACCGGCGCGAAGGAGGTCTTCGCGCGCCACGGCGTCGAGGTCCGCCACCGCGCGGTAGCGCGACGCATCAACATCGCCGACGGTCACGTCACCGGGGTGGCGCTGGCCGACGGCACCGTCGTCCCGGCCGACGCGGTGGTGTGCGCGGTACCCAACTCCAATGTCGGGGGTCTGCTCGACGATCTGCCCGAGCACGCCGAAATCTACGCCGCCGCACAGAAACTCGGCTACACCCCGATCGTCAGCACCAACCTGTACCTGGACCGCCCGCTCGGCACCGAAGCCGAATTCGAGGCGCTGATCGGTGGCGGCGGCGTCATCGACGAGGTCTTCGACCGCCAGCGCATGACCGGCCGCAGCACCGACAAAGCCTGGCTGTACTGCCTGACCACCAGCGGCGCCTACGAGCAGATCCACAAGAGCCACGACGAGGTCGTCGCCGAGCAGATGGCGCTGCTGCGCCGCTACTATCCCGCCGCCGCCGAAGCGAAAATCGTGCAGGCACAGGTGGTTCCGATGCCGAAGGCGACCTTCTCCCAGATCGTCGGCACACACGGGCTGCGCCCGGACCAGCGCACCTCCATCCCGACCCTGGTGCTGGCCGGCGACTGGACCGCCACCGACTGGTCGGCCACGATGGAAAGCGCCGTGCAGAGCGCTGCGCGGGCGGTGGACCTGCTGCTCGAGTTACCGTCTGTGCCGTGA
- a CDS encoding response regulator transcription factor translates to MRVLVVEDDEGLGLEIAAGLRSAGFAVDLANHLADADFKISVNSYDCLVVDRGLPDGDGLYLVAAQRNRGMRVPVLMLTARDAIADRVAGFEHGADDYLVKPFALAELVARVRALCRRREQPAPARIVLGDIDIDLPRRRVQRAGILRSLSPKEFAVLELLAARAGSVVSRSELIECCWDEMAEPASNVVDAVIAQLRRKLGAPPVIETVRGAGFMIGSTETCAR, encoded by the coding sequence GTGCGTGTATTGGTGGTGGAGGACGACGAAGGTCTCGGGCTCGAAATCGCGGCGGGGCTGCGGTCCGCCGGATTCGCCGTCGATCTCGCGAACCACCTCGCCGACGCGGATTTCAAGATCTCGGTCAACAGCTACGACTGCCTGGTCGTCGACCGCGGCCTGCCCGACGGCGACGGCCTCTATCTCGTAGCGGCGCAACGCAACCGGGGCATGCGGGTGCCAGTGCTCATGCTCACCGCCCGCGACGCCATCGCCGACCGGGTCGCCGGATTCGAGCACGGCGCCGATGACTACCTGGTCAAGCCGTTCGCCCTGGCCGAACTGGTGGCCCGGGTGCGCGCCCTGTGCCGCCGCCGCGAACAACCCGCACCGGCTCGGATCGTGCTGGGTGACATCGACATCGACCTGCCGCGCCGCCGGGTGCAGCGCGCGGGCATCCTGCGCTCGCTCAGCCCGAAGGAGTTCGCGGTGCTGGAACTGCTCGCCGCCCGCGCGGGCAGCGTCGTCTCGCGCAGTGAGCTCATCGAATGCTGCTGGGACGAAATGGCCGAACCCGCCTCGAACGTGGTCGACGCGGTCATCGCGCAACTGCGCCGCAAATTGGGCGCGCCGCCGGTGATCGAGACCGTGCGCGGCGCCGGCTTCATGATCGGAAGTACTGAAACATGCGCACGCTGA
- a CDS encoding helix-turn-helix domain-containing protein has product MTTQRATAAPAKKTGKRRMPAAERRAQLLDVARDIAGAEGFAAVTIERVARESDVARALIYQQFTDLSGLLTALLDREMGIALAGVSSVDLDIDDVDALARGMLTYLHAAPTSWQIMLSPPDGGPPGLRERLELGRTYAREIGARHLSRFAGVTVDPAGATERIMLCAIEELARLHLADPQRYPDELFLSYIRALTGWAVSVETGR; this is encoded by the coding sequence GTGACCACGCAGCGCGCTACGGCAGCGCCCGCAAAGAAAACCGGTAAGCGGCGAATGCCGGCGGCCGAACGGCGCGCCCAACTACTCGATGTGGCACGGGATATCGCGGGCGCGGAGGGATTCGCCGCCGTCACCATCGAACGGGTGGCCCGCGAATCCGACGTCGCTCGCGCCCTGATCTATCAGCAGTTCACCGATCTGTCGGGTCTGCTGACCGCGCTGCTGGACCGCGAGATGGGCATCGCGCTGGCGGGCGTCAGCAGCGTCGACCTGGACATCGACGACGTCGACGCCCTCGCCCGCGGCATGCTCACCTACTTGCACGCCGCACCGACCAGCTGGCAGATCATGCTCAGCCCGCCCGATGGCGGCCCCCCGGGCCTGCGCGAACGTCTGGAGCTGGGCCGCACCTACGCCCGCGAGATCGGCGCCCGGCACCTCTCGCGCTTCGCCGGTGTCACCGTCGACCCCGCTGGCGCGACCGAGCGAATCATGCTGTGCGCCATCGAGGAACTCGCCCGCCTGCACCTGGCCGACCCGCAGCGCTACCCCGACGAGCTTTTCCTGTCTTACATCCGCGCGCTCACCGGCTGGGCGGTCTCCGTGGAAACCGGTCGCTGA
- a CDS encoding histidine phosphatase family protein gives MQKVLRLDLVSHGMTEAMRKARFPVDESLTEAGRRAIAAVTRLTAARVLTGPERRTVETAALMGLPGEEDDRLRDLDAGAWRGGELMSVPQDELYAWLTNPTFKGHGGESVCEVIARTRLWMTEIASEGMSTVAVTHPAVVRAALLVTLDAPPKSFWRIDIPPGHVTRLHYRGEWTVHFAS, from the coding sequence GTGCAAAAGGTGCTCAGACTCGACCTGGTCAGCCATGGCATGACCGAGGCGATGCGAAAAGCACGTTTTCCAGTCGACGAATCGCTGACCGAGGCCGGCCGCCGCGCCATCGCCGCCGTCACGCGATTGACCGCGGCGCGCGTGCTCACCGGACCGGAAAGACGAACCGTCGAGACCGCCGCACTGATGGGCCTACCCGGCGAGGAGGACGACCGCCTCCGCGACCTGGACGCCGGCGCCTGGCGTGGCGGGGAACTCATGTCGGTCCCGCAGGATGAGCTCTACGCCTGGCTCACCAACCCGACGTTCAAGGGGCACGGCGGCGAATCGGTCTGCGAGGTGATCGCGCGGACCCGATTATGGATGACCGAGATCGCCTCGGAGGGCATGTCCACCGTCGCGGTCACGCATCCGGCCGTCGTCCGCGCCGCGTTGCTGGTCACCTTGGACGCGCCGCCGAAATCGTTCTGGCGCATCGATATTCCGCCGGGCCATGTCACCCGCCTGCATTACCGCGGCGAGTGGACGGTACATTTCGCCAGCTAG
- a CDS encoding DEAD/DEAH box helicase translates to MAKLSTAGFSPATREWFDGAFPAPTSAQLGAWQAIAGGEHTLVVAPTGSGKTLSAFLWAIDQLAGREEPVAGTSVLYISPLKALAVDVERNLRAPLVGVTQTAKRLGLDPPEITVGVRSGDTSAKDRRSMQRTPPDILITTPESLFLMLTSAARETLRTVGTVIVDEVHAIAGGKRGAHLALSLARLDQLTERPAQRVGLSATVRPPEEVGRFLVGNAPITIVNPPAPKTFDLSVRVPVPDMTDLGDSDQPGSIWPHVDESIVDLVLEHQSSIVFANSRRLAERLTARLNETYAERLGDPVATDHAAPALIGPTTEVNHGASPLLARAHHGSVSKEQRALIEDDLKSGRLRCVVATSSLELGIDMGAVDLVVQVEAPPSVASGLQRVGRAGHQVGEISRGVLFPKHRTDVIHCAVAAQRMLTGQIEALQIPAHPLDILAQQTVAACALEPIDVDAWFDTVRGTGSYSALPRSAYESVLDLLSGRYPSDEFAELRPRLVWDRDAGTLTGRPGAQRLAVTSGGAIPDRGMFAVYMVGEKNSRVGELDEEMVYESRVGDVFALGATSWRIEEITFDRVLVTPAFGQPGRLPFWHGDGLGRPAELGAALGEFIRKAGKSGDSGPADELVRTAGLNDNAIANLFALLDEQRTATGHLPTDKTLVVERFRDELGDWRLVLHSPYGLTVHAPWALAIGARLQERFGVDATPNASDDGIVVRLPDTTDDPPGAELFVFEPDEIDDIVTEQVGGSALFASRFRECAARALLLPRRDPGKRAPLWQQRQRSAQLLDVARKFPDFPILLETVRECLRDVYDLPALRDLLGRVARRQLRLVEVETATPSPFANALLFDYIGQFMYDGDSPLAERRAAALSLDSSLLAELLGRVELRELLDAGILEEVERELQRLTPERRARDAEGLADLLRLLGPLTPAEAGARCALGPVGSHDGGDTLVEDSGQPGDTPGAEEDTPAEDLGTVGAHHEWFASLLKARRALEVSFAGRTWWVAVEDAARLRDALGVPLPIGTPAAFIEPVPDPLGDLVGRYARTHAPFSTEAVAQRFGLGAAVAGTALHRLVTEKRVVEGEFTPAASGSEWCDTQVLRRLRRRSLAAARHEVEPVAITAFGRFLPSWQHICSGELRGVDGVATVVEQLAGVPIPASAWESLILPARVRDYSPAMLDELMATGEVIWSGHGSITSKDGWIALHLTDQAPFTLAPPDDIELTESHTALLNALGGGGAYFFRQLSDSTGLLDDTAAAAALWDLAWAGVVAGDTFAPVRALLSGTTRTTTAHRTPRRAPRGRAFLPRQTLPTRSGPPAVAGRWSLLPDRVSDNTVRAHATADMLLERYGVLTRGSVQNEGVPGGFALMYRVLTEFEDRGRCRRGYFIDSLGGAQFSTTDVVDRLRTFDTDRIRAADGRQRPPEALALAACDPANPYGAALPWPKGDGDSGHRPGRKAGALVVLVDGDLVLYLERGGKTLLTFTEDPDARQAASAALAGLVRTRRVDSLVIDKVDGETVHGNTFATFLTEAGFSATPRGLRLRSRP, encoded by the coding sequence ATGGCCAAGTTGTCGACTGCTGGGTTCTCTCCGGCGACTCGTGAGTGGTTCGACGGTGCGTTTCCCGCGCCGACGTCTGCTCAGCTCGGCGCGTGGCAGGCCATTGCCGGTGGGGAGCACACGCTGGTGGTGGCGCCGACCGGGTCGGGTAAGACGCTGTCGGCGTTCCTGTGGGCGATCGACCAGCTTGCCGGGCGGGAGGAGCCGGTCGCGGGGACTTCGGTGCTATATATCTCGCCGCTCAAGGCCTTGGCCGTGGATGTGGAGCGGAATTTGCGGGCGCCGCTGGTCGGGGTCACCCAGACCGCGAAACGGCTGGGGTTGGATCCGCCGGAGATCACCGTCGGGGTGCGCTCGGGCGATACCAGTGCGAAGGATCGCCGGTCCATGCAGCGGACACCGCCCGACATTTTGATCACCACGCCCGAGTCCTTGTTTCTGATGCTCACCTCGGCGGCGCGGGAGACGCTGCGCACGGTGGGCACTGTGATTGTCGACGAGGTGCACGCCATCGCGGGCGGTAAACGCGGTGCGCACCTGGCGTTGTCGTTGGCGCGGCTGGATCAGTTGACGGAGCGGCCCGCGCAGCGGGTCGGCCTGTCGGCGACGGTGCGGCCGCCGGAGGAGGTCGGGCGGTTCCTGGTCGGGAACGCGCCGATCACCATCGTGAATCCGCCCGCGCCCAAGACCTTCGATCTCTCGGTGCGGGTGCCGGTGCCGGACATGACCGATCTCGGAGATTCCGATCAGCCCGGGTCGATCTGGCCGCATGTCGACGAATCGATCGTCGACCTGGTGCTCGAGCATCAGTCCTCGATCGTGTTCGCGAACTCGCGGCGGCTGGCCGAGCGGTTGACCGCCCGCTTGAACGAGACCTACGCCGAGCGGCTCGGCGACCCGGTGGCGACCGACCATGCCGCACCCGCGCTGATCGGTCCGACCACCGAGGTGAACCACGGTGCGAGCCCGCTGCTCGCGCGCGCCCACCACGGTTCGGTGAGTAAGGAGCAGCGCGCGCTCATCGAGGACGACCTCAAGAGCGGGCGGCTGCGCTGTGTGGTCGCCACCTCGAGTCTCGAACTCGGCATCGACATGGGTGCGGTGGATCTGGTCGTGCAGGTGGAGGCGCCGCCTTCGGTGGCGAGCGGGCTGCAACGCGTCGGACGAGCCGGACATCAGGTCGGTGAGATCTCGCGCGGTGTGCTGTTTCCCAAGCACCGCACCGATGTCATCCACTGCGCGGTCGCCGCCCAGCGCATGCTCACCGGGCAGATCGAAGCGCTGCAGATCCCCGCCCATCCGCTCGACATCCTCGCCCAGCAGACGGTCGCGGCCTGTGCGCTGGAACCGATCGATGTCGATGCCTGGTTCGACACCGTGCGCGGCACCGGCAGTTATTCCGCGCTCCCCCGCTCGGCCTACGAATCCGTGCTGGATCTGCTCTCCGGGCGCTACCCCTCCGACGAATTCGCCGAACTCCGGCCACGATTGGTCTGGGACCGGGACGCGGGCACCCTCACCGGCCGGCCCGGCGCGCAGCGGCTCGCCGTCACCTCCGGCGGCGCGATCCCCGACCGCGGCATGTTCGCGGTGTACATGGTGGGTGAGAAGAACTCGCGCGTCGGCGAACTCGACGAGGAAATGGTCTACGAATCCCGCGTCGGCGATGTCTTCGCGCTCGGCGCCACCAGCTGGCGGATCGAGGAGATCACCTTCGACCGCGTGCTGGTGACCCCGGCCTTCGGGCAACCGGGCCGCCTACCTTTCTGGCACGGCGACGGACTCGGCCGTCCCGCCGAACTCGGTGCGGCCCTGGGCGAATTCATCCGCAAGGCCGGTAAATCCGGTGACAGCGGCCCGGCCGATGAGCTCGTGCGCACCGCGGGTTTGAACGACAACGCGATCGCGAATCTGTTCGCGTTGCTCGACGAACAGCGCACGGCGACAGGACATTTACCCACCGACAAGACGCTGGTGGTGGAGCGGTTCCGGGATGAGCTGGGCGACTGGCGGCTGGTGCTGCATTCGCCCTACGGGTTGACGGTGCACGCACCGTGGGCGCTGGCGATCGGGGCCCGGTTGCAGGAGCGGTTCGGGGTGGATGCCACACCGAACGCCTCCGACGACGGAATCGTGGTGCGGCTCCCCGACACCACCGACGACCCGCCCGGCGCCGAGCTGTTCGTCTTCGAGCCCGACGAGATCGACGACATCGTCACCGAACAGGTCGGCGGCTCAGCGCTTTTCGCCTCCCGCTTCCGCGAATGCGCGGCCCGCGCCCTGCTCCTGCCCCGGCGCGATCCGGGCAAGCGCGCACCGCTGTGGCAGCAACGCCAGCGCTCGGCGCAGCTGCTGGATGTGGCACGCAAGTTCCCCGATTTCCCGATCCTGCTCGAGACGGTGCGCGAATGCCTCCGCGATGTCTACGACCTCCCCGCCCTGCGCGACCTGCTCGGCCGCGTCGCGCGCCGCCAGCTGCGCCTGGTCGAAGTCGAGACCGCGACCCCGTCCCCCTTCGCCAACGCCTTGCTGTTCGACTACATCGGCCAGTTCATGTACGACGGCGACAGCCCGCTCGCCGAACGCCGCGCCGCCGCCCTGTCCCTGGACTCCAGCCTGCTCGCCGAACTACTCGGCCGCGTGGAACTGCGAGAGTTGCTCGACGCCGGCATCCTCGAGGAGGTCGAGCGCGAACTACAGCGCCTCACCCCCGAACGGCGCGCCCGCGACGCCGAAGGATTAGCCGACCTGCTGCGACTACTAGGACCGCTGACTCCGGCAGAAGCGGGAGCACGCTGCGCGCTCGGCCCTGTTGGTTCACATGATGGCGGAGACACACTCGTCGAGGACTCAGGGCAGCCCGGAGATACTCCTGGCGCTGAGGAAGACACACCCGCCGAGGACCTGGGAACGGTCGGCGCACACCATGAATGGTTCGCCAGTCTGCTGAAAGCCCGTCGTGCACTGGAGGTTTCGTTCGCAGGGCGCACTTGGTGGGTCGCGGTCGAAGACGCGGCCCGGTTGCGCGATGCGCTAGGTGTGCCACTGCCCATCGGCACCCCGGCGGCCTTCATCGAACCGGTTCCGGACCCGCTGGGCGACCTTGTCGGCCGCTATGCCCGAACGCACGCCCCGTTCTCCACCGAGGCGGTCGCCCAGCGCTTCGGCCTCGGCGCTGCCGTCGCGGGTACCGCACTGCATCGTTTGGTGACCGAAAAACGCGTGGTGGAAGGTGAATTCACGCCCGCCGCCAGCGGCTCGGAATGGTGCGACACCCAGGTGCTGCGCCGACTCCGCCGCCGCTCGCTGGCTGCCGCTCGTCACGAGGTCGAGCCCGTCGCGATCACGGCGTTCGGCCGCTTCCTGCCCTCCTGGCAGCACATCTGCAGCGGTGAACTGCGCGGCGTCGACGGCGTCGCGACCGTGGTGGAACAGCTTGCGGGCGTACCGATTCCGGCCTCGGCATGGGAATCGCTGATCCTGCCCGCCCGCGTCCGCGACTACTCCCCCGCGATGCTCGACGAACTGATGGCCACCGGAGAGGTGATCTGGTCCGGGCATGGCTCGATCACTTCGAAGGACGGCTGGATTGCCCTGCATCTGACCGACCAGGCCCCCTTCACTCTCGCACCTCCGGACGACATCGAGCTCACCGAAAGCCATACCGCGCTGCTCAACGCACTCGGTGGTGGCGGCGCGTACTTCTTCCGCCAGCTCTCCGACTCCACCGGGCTGCTCGACGACACCGCCGCGGCCGCCGCACTGTGGGACCTCGCGTGGGCGGGCGTTGTCGCGGGCGACACCTTCGCCCCGGTCCGCGCCTTGCTTTCTGGGACGACGCGCACCACCACGGCCCATCGCACGCCACGCCGCGCACCGCGCGGGCGCGCGTTCCTGCCGCGGCAGACCCTGCCGACCCGCTCCGGCCCGCCCGCGGTCGCCGGACGGTGGTCGCTGCTGCCGGATCGGGTGTCGGACAACACCGTTCGCGCCCACGCCACCGCGGACATGTTGCTGGAGCGCTACGGCGTGCTGACCCGCGGCTCGGTGCAGAACGAAGGTGTGCCCGGCGGATTCGCCCTGATGTACCGGGTCCTCACCGAGTTCGAGGACCGCGGGCGGTGCCGCCGCGGGTATTTCATCGATTCGCTCGGCGGTGCACAGTTCTCCACAACCGATGTGGTGGACCGGCTGCGCACCTTCGACACCGACCGCATCCGCGCCGCCGACGGCAGACAGCGACCGCCCGAGGCTTTGGCGCTGGCCGCCTGCGATCCGGCCAATCCGTACGGCGCGGCGCTGCCCTGGCCCAAGGGTGACGGCGACAGCGGCCATCGCCCCGGGCGCAAAGCCGGAGCGCTGGTCGTCCTCGTCGACGGTGACCTGGTGCTCTACCTGGAGCGCGGCGGCAAGACCCTGCTCACCTTCACCGAGGACCCGGACGCCCGCCAGGCCGCGTCCGCCGCGCTGGCCGGGCTGGTCCGCACCCGCCGCGTCGACTCCCTCGTCATCGACAAGGTCGATGGGGAAACCGTGCACGGCAACACCTTCGCCACCTTCCTCACCGAGGCGGGTTTTTCCGCGACCCCGCGCGGTCTGCGGCTGCGGAGCCGGCCATGA
- a CDS encoding Fpg/Nei family DNA glycosylase, whose product MPEGDTIFLAAHRLRLALVGKTLVRSDFRVPRYATVDLAGELIEEVGSYGKHLFIRTPQVSIHTHLKMEGIWRTYCIGERWTRPRVQARVVLTTDDTEAVGFDLGKVEVLRRSEEHTAIDHLGPDLLGPNWDVTEAVRRLESHPAQPIGVALLDQRNLAGIGNIFRSEVCFLRKVHPATPVAEVPDLVALVNEAHRILGKAAHEPPRRPLVYGKQRRPCPRCGATIIVRMLGDSEPADRISKRERGIYFCPRCQPEPGG is encoded by the coding sequence ATGCCTGAAGGCGACACGATTTTCCTGGCGGCGCACCGGCTGCGGCTGGCGCTGGTCGGGAAGACGCTGGTGCGCAGCGATTTCCGGGTGCCCCGGTACGCGACGGTGGATCTGGCGGGTGAGCTGATCGAGGAGGTCGGCAGCTACGGCAAGCACCTGTTCATCCGCACACCCCAGGTGAGCATCCACACCCATCTGAAGATGGAGGGAATATGGCGCACCTACTGCATCGGTGAGCGGTGGACGCGCCCCCGCGTGCAGGCCCGGGTCGTGCTCACCACCGACGACACCGAGGCGGTCGGTTTCGATCTCGGCAAGGTGGAGGTGCTGCGCCGCTCCGAGGAGCACACCGCCATCGACCATCTGGGCCCGGATCTGCTCGGGCCGAACTGGGATGTCACCGAGGCGGTCCGGCGGCTGGAGTCGCATCCGGCGCAGCCGATCGGGGTGGCGCTGCTGGATCAGCGCAATCTGGCGGGCATCGGCAATATCTTCCGCAGCGAAGTCTGTTTCCTGCGGAAGGTGCATCCGGCGACACCGGTGGCCGAGGTCCCCGATCTGGTCGCGCTCGTCAACGAGGCGCACCGGATACTCGGCAAAGCCGCGCACGAACCACCCCGGCGCCCGCTGGTGTACGGCAAGCAGCGACGCCCCTGTCCGCGCTGTGGCGCCACCATCATCGTCCGCATGCTCGGCGACTCCGAGCCCGCCGACCGCATTTCCAAGCGCGAGCGCGGCATCTACTTCTGCCCGCGCTGCCAGCCGGAGCCGGGCGGGTAA
- a CDS encoding HAMP domain-containing sensor histidine kinase, protein MRTLSPAHQISSGTARPTVARMRRTRWQLTGLITAVTTVCLIVLGVVAAVIDARSRDQSVDDAVNRVATGVSRSITLDTDDVLDLSDVKSYDLANGETAVLVVGKGPDGKWSELFGHLRSWLPREDVASGIVDDAILAEDSIFRDGVDSQGRAVRLVAQPLFWEDSEVEAVVFAGTNPTTFDRDRALLVWGLIIGGLLLVLCSAVAAHWLSGRSMRQVTVMVDEQEKFLGDAAHELRTPLSTLRLVTEPRRRNPHEIERALIEARGLGDRMERVVSGLLARARMQSGTADMERVQLLLDQLTESVVEGFPHANVMIQTFPSVVVGDPGLLGLAIRNLLENAITHGAVNRGSPVEVHVADGRVSVRDHGPGLNPQLSSSPFERGVTAGRGSGIGLALVAWIAELHGGAATMEPAAGGGTIATLTLPPPPMSS, encoded by the coding sequence ATGCGCACGCTGAGTCCCGCGCACCAGATCTCCAGCGGCACGGCGCGACCCACCGTCGCCCGGATGCGGCGTACCCGCTGGCAGTTGACCGGCTTGATCACGGCGGTCACCACCGTCTGCCTGATCGTTCTCGGTGTCGTCGCGGCGGTCATCGACGCGCGCTCCCGGGACCAGTCCGTGGACGACGCGGTCAACCGGGTCGCCACCGGCGTGAGCCGCAGCATCACGCTGGACACCGACGACGTGCTCGACCTCAGCGATGTGAAGTCCTACGACCTGGCCAACGGCGAGACCGCGGTGCTGGTGGTGGGCAAAGGTCCCGACGGCAAATGGAGCGAACTCTTCGGGCACCTACGGTCCTGGCTGCCCCGCGAAGACGTCGCCTCCGGCATCGTCGACGACGCGATCCTGGCCGAGGACAGCATCTTCCGCGACGGCGTGGACAGTCAGGGCCGCGCGGTCCGCCTGGTCGCGCAGCCGCTGTTCTGGGAGGACTCCGAGGTCGAGGCGGTGGTCTTCGCGGGCACCAATCCCACTACCTTCGACCGGGATCGGGCGCTGCTGGTGTGGGGCCTGATCATCGGCGGCCTGCTGCTGGTGCTCTGTTCGGCGGTCGCGGCGCACTGGCTATCCGGGCGCAGCATGCGCCAGGTCACCGTGATGGTCGACGAGCAGGAGAAGTTTCTCGGCGACGCGGCGCACGAACTCCGCACCCCCTTGTCGACACTGCGCTTGGTCACCGAACCTCGCCGCCGCAACCCGCACGAGATCGAGCGGGCACTGATCGAAGCGCGCGGGCTCGGCGACCGGATGGAACGGGTCGTCTCGGGCTTGCTGGCCCGCGCTCGCATGCAGTCCGGCACGGCCGACATGGAACGTGTGCAGCTACTGCTGGATCAGCTGACCGAATCCGTGGTCGAGGGGTTCCCGCACGCGAACGTCATGATTCAGACCTTTCCGAGCGTCGTCGTCGGCGATCCCGGCCTGCTCGGCCTGGCCATCCGAAACCTCTTGGAGAACGCCATCACCCACGGCGCGGTGAACCGCGGCTCTCCCGTCGAGGTGCATGTCGCCGACGGCCGGGTCAGCGTCCGCGATCACGGTCCGGGGCTGAACCCGCAGCTGTCGAGCAGCCCCTTCGAACGCGGCGTCACCGCGGGCCGGGGCAGCGGCATCGGACTGGCGCTGGTGGCCTGGATCGCCGAATTGCACGGCGGCGCGGCCACTATGGAGCCCGCGGCCGGCGGCGGCACCATCGCCACCCTCACCCTGCCGCCACCGCCGATGTCGTCCTGA
- a CDS encoding VOC family protein, with translation MRISITSVFVDDQDQALRFYTEVLGFQVKHNVPIGDDKWLTVVSPEDPKGTELLLEPSGHPAVGPFKAALRADGIPATQFAVDDVQAEFERLRGLGVQFTQEPLKMEDVTTAVFDDTCGNFIQIVDA, from the coding sequence ATGCGGATCTCGATAACAAGCGTCTTCGTCGACGATCAGGACCAGGCCCTGCGGTTCTACACCGAGGTGCTCGGATTCCAGGTGAAACACAACGTCCCGATCGGCGACGACAAGTGGCTGACGGTGGTGTCGCCGGAGGACCCGAAGGGCACCGAGTTGCTGCTCGAGCCCTCAGGACACCCAGCCGTCGGCCCCTTCAAGGCGGCGCTGCGAGCGGACGGGATTCCCGCGACCCAATTCGCGGTCGACGATGTGCAAGCCGAATTCGAGCGCCTGCGCGGACTCGGGGTCCAGTTCACGCAGGAACCCTTGAAGATGGAGGACGTAACCACCGCGGTGTTCGATGACACCTGCGGCAATTTCATCCAGATCGTCGACGCCTGA